A single genomic interval of Armigeres subalbatus isolate Guangzhou_Male chromosome 1, GZ_Asu_2, whole genome shotgun sequence harbors:
- the LOC134204967 gene encoding double-strand-break repair protein rad21 homolog isoform X1, with translation MFYAHIVLAKKGPLARIWLAAHWDKKITKAHVFETNIEQSVDGIMQPKVKLALRTSGHLLLGVVRIYARKAKYLLADCNEAFVKIKMAFRPGMVDLPEEHREAAVNAITLPEVFHDFDTPLPELNDVDIEAHFSINQSRADEITMREDYGTLPMNIHDDGFGDMGFDDTPDIVRDRIEEPMEQDLEPEQLALDDQVVVDTTTLAENGSAMENGTDGKDKPIDKKGLRARAKSLYEELSEQPPQDTRWNEYLDDLFTDPVAPPPDLEQEKEPLPGTSRSVLDSFDPHHPHDVDNDGFGDEGGFGAEPAAGLFEGDIFADAPLAPEPELPAAPVEAQHAGTEEDSDDDDHFDVGGAPSPAPSSDNSRPPSPIMTQQLLEDLQQPGTSQDGVPKVPLVPEIDPVEAPSAMVPEPMQDQPELRQEADDEQMHREVGAEEVEGEQTTLLHNEEESFALAPVDASALKGVTKSKRKRKLIVDEVKNISGEEMKSQLANTTDIVTTLDLAPPTKRLMYWKETGGVEKLFALPSRDIPARCMFKNYQRHLTSRSIGVEEFDALGPLEVLGVEQQQPERPESPVTQRRGRKRKGNQDLLPPDTPMPMTPATPATPGHLDQTSLDQMRDIVEMPPPTPVSMELRDQEMCQSFHPDMPPPATPGLSHIGSPQTPLNLGMQTPQMMPPTPGMPGIPMTPGNLVHGGLTPAGLVHGGLTPAGLVHGGLTPAGLAHGGLTPAGLAHGGLTPAGLAHGGLTPVGLAHGGLTPAGLAHGGLTPAGLAHGGLTPGDLNHGGMTPAGLQHGDSGQVMPELPGAMTPHGLDHGGMTPHHASLENIDQIPHLPADQVSSILNEPGMENFSNMGYEGHAASPAREVLHEEAPNEWNQDYEFPQSVGGQQISEEQQVDETIEQFEERVLNKRAAQLFISVRSRLLKTESMVLSEMTHRNDKKQAAQKFYSLLVLKKFKALEITQPEPYADITITRGPLFENPKL, from the exons ATGTTCTACGCACACATCGTGCTGGCCAAGAAGGGCCCGCTGGCCCGTATTTGGTTGGCAGCCCATTGGGACAAGAAAATTACCAAGGCGCACGTCTTCGAAACCAACATCGAGCAGTCCGTCGATGGTATCATGCAGCCAAAAGTCAAACTAGCTTTACGTACCTCGGGCCATCTTCTGCTCGGGGTCGTGCGGATCTACGCACGCAAGGCAAAATATCTGCTGGCAGATTGTAACGAAGCGTTCGTAAAGATCAAG ATGGCTTTTCGACCGGGGATGGTTGATCTGCCTGAGGAGCATCGGGAAGCTGCGGTCAACGCGATCACACTGCCGGAGGTGTTTCACGATTTCGACACTCCGCTGCCCGAGTTGAATGATGTGGACATTGAGGCGCACTTCTCAATCAATCAGTCGCGCGCCGATGAGATTACGATGCGCGAAGACTACGGCACGCTGCCGATGAACATCCACGACGACGGTTTCGGCGACATGGGATTCGACGATACGCCGGACATTGTTCGTGACCGAATCGAAGAACCGATGGAG CAGGACCTGGAGCCGGAGCAGTTAGCCTTGGATGACCAGGTGGTGGTGGACACGACGACATTGGCGGAGAATGGTAGCGCGATGGAAAATGGAACCGATGGCAAAGATAAGCCCATCGATAAGAAGGGCCTTCGGGCGCGTGCCAAAAGCTTGTACGAAGAGCTGAGCGAGCAGCCACCGCAGGATACCCGGTGGAACGAGTATCTT GACGACCTGTTCACGGATCCCGTAGCACCGCCACCGGATCTTGAGCAAGAGAAAGAACCTCTTCCCGGTACGTCCCGCTCGGTACTGGATTCGTTCGATCCACATCATCCGCACGATGTGGACAATGATGGATTCGGCGATGAGGGCGGCTTCGGGGCGGAACCCGCAGCAGGGCTATTCGAGGGTGACATTTTCGCGGACGCCCCGCTTGCACCGGAACCAGAACTTCCGGCTGCCCCCGTTGAGGCACAGCATGCCGGCACAGAAGAGGACAGTGATGATGATGACCATTTCGACGTGGGCGGTGCTCCTTCGCCGGCGCCCAGTTCGGACAACTCTCGGCCCCCATCGCCGATAATGACGCAGCAGCTGCTGGAGGATCTACAGCAACCGGGAACCAGCCAGGATGGAGTACCGAAGGTGCCTCTTGTTCCGGAGATTGATCCTGTTGAGGCACCGAGTGCCATGGTACCAGAACCGATGCAAGATCAACCCGAACTACGGCAGGAAGCGGACGATGAACAAATGCATCGTGAAGTTGGTGCGGAGGAAGTTGAAGGGGAACAAACCACTCTGTTACACAATGAAGAGGAAAGTTTCGCACTGGCACCGGTAGATGCATCAGCTCTGAAAGGTGTCACCAAGAGCAAACGCAAACGAAAACTCATCGTCGACGAGGTGAAAAATATCAGCGGCGAGGAAATGAAGAGTCAATTAGCAAATACGACCGATATCGTAACTACATTGGACTTAGCTCCACCTACAAAGCGATTGATGTATTGGAAGGAAACCGGTGGAGTAGAGAAACTGTTTGCTTTACCTTCTCGAGACATCCCCGCCCGGTGCATGTTCAAAAACTATCAACGACATCTTACATCACGATCGATTGGAGTGGAAGAATTCGATGCATTAGGCCCACTGGAGGTCTTAGGCGTTGAACAACAACAACCGGAACGACCCGAATCTCCTGTGACTCAACGCCGTGGAAGAAAGCGAAAGGGTAACCAAGATCTGCTGCCGCCGGATACCCCAATGCCTATGACACCCGCCACACCTGCAACTCCAGGGCATCTGGACCAAACATCGCTCGATCAGATGCGAGATATTGTAGAAATGCCACCTCCAACGCCAGTGTCCATGGAGCTCCGGGATCAGGAGATGTGCCAGAGTTTCCACCCTGATATGCCCCCGCCGGCTACTCCGGGTCTAAGTCATATCGGTAGCCCACAAACACCTCTCAACTTGGGTATGCAAACCCCTCAAATGATGCCACCTACTCCAGGTATGCCAGGCATACCAATGACGCCTGGAAATTTAGTGCATGGTGGCCTAACGCCGGCTGGTCTCGTACATGGTGGACTCACTCCTGCTGGTTTAGTCCATGGTGGATTAACTCCTGCCGGATTAGCTCATGGCGGCCTTACTCCTGCTGGATTGGCACACGGTGGCCTCACGCCTGCGGGACTTGCTCACGGTGGACTCACTCCTGTTGGACTGGCTCATGGCGGACTAACCCCCGCTGGACTCGCACACGGTGGCCTCACCCCTGCTGGATTGGCGCACGGTGGTCTTACGCCGGGAGATCTCAATCATGGCGGTATGACTCCAGCTGGATTGCAGCATGGTGATTCCGGCCAGGTAATGCCTGAATTACCGGGAGCAATGACCCCACACGGTTTGGATCACGGTGGTATGACGCCACATCATGCCAGTCTGGAGAACATCGATCAGATCCCTCATTTACCAGCTGATCAGGTTTCTTCTATACTGAATGAACCAGGAATGGAAAACTTTTCCAATATGGGCTACGAAGGTCATGCTGCTTCGCCGGCTCGTGAAGTACTTCACGAGGAGGCGCCCAATGAATGGAATCAGGACTATGAGTTCCCTCAGTCCGTTGGTGGG CAACAAATAAGCGAAGAGCAACAAGTGGACGAAACGATTGAACAGTTTGAGGAGCGTGTGTTGAACAAACGTGCCGCTCAGTTATTTATTTCCGTACGATCACGGCTCCTGAAGACCGAAAGCATGGTGCTATCGGAAATGACGCACCGCAACGACAAGAAACAG GCTGCACAAAAGTTCTACTCCTTGTTGGTGTTGAAAAAGTTCAAAGCACTCGAGATCACCCAACCGGAACCGTACGCAGATATTACCATCACCCGAGGGCCACTGTTCGAGAATCCGAAGCTGTAA
- the LOC134204967 gene encoding double-strand-break repair protein rad21 homolog isoform X2, with translation MFYAHIVLAKKGPLARIWLAAHWDKKITKAHVFETNIEQSVDGIMQPKVKLALRTSGHLLLGVVRIYARKAKYLLADCNEAFVKIKMAFRPGMVDLPEEHREAAVNAITLPEVFHDFDTPLPELNDVDIEAHFSINQSRADEITMREDYGTLPMNIHDDGFGDMGFDDTPDIVRDRIEEPMEDLEPEQLALDDQVVVDTTTLAENGSAMENGTDGKDKPIDKKGLRARAKSLYEELSEQPPQDTRWNEYLDDLFTDPVAPPPDLEQEKEPLPGTSRSVLDSFDPHHPHDVDNDGFGDEGGFGAEPAAGLFEGDIFADAPLAPEPELPAAPVEAQHAGTEEDSDDDDHFDVGGAPSPAPSSDNSRPPSPIMTQQLLEDLQQPGTSQDGVPKVPLVPEIDPVEAPSAMVPEPMQDQPELRQEADDEQMHREVGAEEVEGEQTTLLHNEEESFALAPVDASALKGVTKSKRKRKLIVDEVKNISGEEMKSQLANTTDIVTTLDLAPPTKRLMYWKETGGVEKLFALPSRDIPARCMFKNYQRHLTSRSIGVEEFDALGPLEVLGVEQQQPERPESPVTQRRGRKRKGNQDLLPPDTPMPMTPATPATPGHLDQTSLDQMRDIVEMPPPTPVSMELRDQEMCQSFHPDMPPPATPGLSHIGSPQTPLNLGMQTPQMMPPTPGMPGIPMTPGNLVHGGLTPAGLVHGGLTPAGLVHGGLTPAGLAHGGLTPAGLAHGGLTPAGLAHGGLTPVGLAHGGLTPAGLAHGGLTPAGLAHGGLTPGDLNHGGMTPAGLQHGDSGQVMPELPGAMTPHGLDHGGMTPHHASLENIDQIPHLPADQVSSILNEPGMENFSNMGYEGHAASPAREVLHEEAPNEWNQDYEFPQSVGGQQISEEQQVDETIEQFEERVLNKRAAQLFISVRSRLLKTESMVLSEMTHRNDKKQAAQKFYSLLVLKKFKALEITQPEPYADITITRGPLFENPKL, from the exons ATGTTCTACGCACACATCGTGCTGGCCAAGAAGGGCCCGCTGGCCCGTATTTGGTTGGCAGCCCATTGGGACAAGAAAATTACCAAGGCGCACGTCTTCGAAACCAACATCGAGCAGTCCGTCGATGGTATCATGCAGCCAAAAGTCAAACTAGCTTTACGTACCTCGGGCCATCTTCTGCTCGGGGTCGTGCGGATCTACGCACGCAAGGCAAAATATCTGCTGGCAGATTGTAACGAAGCGTTCGTAAAGATCAAG ATGGCTTTTCGACCGGGGATGGTTGATCTGCCTGAGGAGCATCGGGAAGCTGCGGTCAACGCGATCACACTGCCGGAGGTGTTTCACGATTTCGACACTCCGCTGCCCGAGTTGAATGATGTGGACATTGAGGCGCACTTCTCAATCAATCAGTCGCGCGCCGATGAGATTACGATGCGCGAAGACTACGGCACGCTGCCGATGAACATCCACGACGACGGTTTCGGCGACATGGGATTCGACGATACGCCGGACATTGTTCGTGACCGAATCGAAGAACCGATGGAG GACCTGGAGCCGGAGCAGTTAGCCTTGGATGACCAGGTGGTGGTGGACACGACGACATTGGCGGAGAATGGTAGCGCGATGGAAAATGGAACCGATGGCAAAGATAAGCCCATCGATAAGAAGGGCCTTCGGGCGCGTGCCAAAAGCTTGTACGAAGAGCTGAGCGAGCAGCCACCGCAGGATACCCGGTGGAACGAGTATCTT GACGACCTGTTCACGGATCCCGTAGCACCGCCACCGGATCTTGAGCAAGAGAAAGAACCTCTTCCCGGTACGTCCCGCTCGGTACTGGATTCGTTCGATCCACATCATCCGCACGATGTGGACAATGATGGATTCGGCGATGAGGGCGGCTTCGGGGCGGAACCCGCAGCAGGGCTATTCGAGGGTGACATTTTCGCGGACGCCCCGCTTGCACCGGAACCAGAACTTCCGGCTGCCCCCGTTGAGGCACAGCATGCCGGCACAGAAGAGGACAGTGATGATGATGACCATTTCGACGTGGGCGGTGCTCCTTCGCCGGCGCCCAGTTCGGACAACTCTCGGCCCCCATCGCCGATAATGACGCAGCAGCTGCTGGAGGATCTACAGCAACCGGGAACCAGCCAGGATGGAGTACCGAAGGTGCCTCTTGTTCCGGAGATTGATCCTGTTGAGGCACCGAGTGCCATGGTACCAGAACCGATGCAAGATCAACCCGAACTACGGCAGGAAGCGGACGATGAACAAATGCATCGTGAAGTTGGTGCGGAGGAAGTTGAAGGGGAACAAACCACTCTGTTACACAATGAAGAGGAAAGTTTCGCACTGGCACCGGTAGATGCATCAGCTCTGAAAGGTGTCACCAAGAGCAAACGCAAACGAAAACTCATCGTCGACGAGGTGAAAAATATCAGCGGCGAGGAAATGAAGAGTCAATTAGCAAATACGACCGATATCGTAACTACATTGGACTTAGCTCCACCTACAAAGCGATTGATGTATTGGAAGGAAACCGGTGGAGTAGAGAAACTGTTTGCTTTACCTTCTCGAGACATCCCCGCCCGGTGCATGTTCAAAAACTATCAACGACATCTTACATCACGATCGATTGGAGTGGAAGAATTCGATGCATTAGGCCCACTGGAGGTCTTAGGCGTTGAACAACAACAACCGGAACGACCCGAATCTCCTGTGACTCAACGCCGTGGAAGAAAGCGAAAGGGTAACCAAGATCTGCTGCCGCCGGATACCCCAATGCCTATGACACCCGCCACACCTGCAACTCCAGGGCATCTGGACCAAACATCGCTCGATCAGATGCGAGATATTGTAGAAATGCCACCTCCAACGCCAGTGTCCATGGAGCTCCGGGATCAGGAGATGTGCCAGAGTTTCCACCCTGATATGCCCCCGCCGGCTACTCCGGGTCTAAGTCATATCGGTAGCCCACAAACACCTCTCAACTTGGGTATGCAAACCCCTCAAATGATGCCACCTACTCCAGGTATGCCAGGCATACCAATGACGCCTGGAAATTTAGTGCATGGTGGCCTAACGCCGGCTGGTCTCGTACATGGTGGACTCACTCCTGCTGGTTTAGTCCATGGTGGATTAACTCCTGCCGGATTAGCTCATGGCGGCCTTACTCCTGCTGGATTGGCACACGGTGGCCTCACGCCTGCGGGACTTGCTCACGGTGGACTCACTCCTGTTGGACTGGCTCATGGCGGACTAACCCCCGCTGGACTCGCACACGGTGGCCTCACCCCTGCTGGATTGGCGCACGGTGGTCTTACGCCGGGAGATCTCAATCATGGCGGTATGACTCCAGCTGGATTGCAGCATGGTGATTCCGGCCAGGTAATGCCTGAATTACCGGGAGCAATGACCCCACACGGTTTGGATCACGGTGGTATGACGCCACATCATGCCAGTCTGGAGAACATCGATCAGATCCCTCATTTACCAGCTGATCAGGTTTCTTCTATACTGAATGAACCAGGAATGGAAAACTTTTCCAATATGGGCTACGAAGGTCATGCTGCTTCGCCGGCTCGTGAAGTACTTCACGAGGAGGCGCCCAATGAATGGAATCAGGACTATGAGTTCCCTCAGTCCGTTGGTGGG CAACAAATAAGCGAAGAGCAACAAGTGGACGAAACGATTGAACAGTTTGAGGAGCGTGTGTTGAACAAACGTGCCGCTCAGTTATTTATTTCCGTACGATCACGGCTCCTGAAGACCGAAAGCATGGTGCTATCGGAAATGACGCACCGCAACGACAAGAAACAG GCTGCACAAAAGTTCTACTCCTTGTTGGTGTTGAAAAAGTTCAAAGCACTCGAGATCACCCAACCGGAACCGTACGCAGATATTACCATCACCCGAGGGCCACTGTTCGAGAATCCGAAGCTGTAA
- the LOC134204967 gene encoding double-strand-break repair protein rad21 homolog isoform X3 yields the protein MFYAHIVLAKKGPLARIWLAAHWDKKITKAHVFETNIEQSVDGIMQPKVKLALRTSGHLLLGVVRIYARKAKYLLADCNEAFVKIKMAFRPGMVDLPEEHREAAVNAITLPEVFHDFDTPLPELNDVDIEAHFSINQSRADEITMREDYGTLPMNIHDDGFGDMGFDDTPDIVRDRIEEPMEDDLFTDPVAPPPDLEQEKEPLPGTSRSVLDSFDPHHPHDVDNDGFGDEGGFGAEPAAGLFEGDIFADAPLAPEPELPAAPVEAQHAGTEEDSDDDDHFDVGGAPSPAPSSDNSRPPSPIMTQQLLEDLQQPGTSQDGVPKVPLVPEIDPVEAPSAMVPEPMQDQPELRQEADDEQMHREVGAEEVEGEQTTLLHNEEESFALAPVDASALKGVTKSKRKRKLIVDEVKNISGEEMKSQLANTTDIVTTLDLAPPTKRLMYWKETGGVEKLFALPSRDIPARCMFKNYQRHLTSRSIGVEEFDALGPLEVLGVEQQQPERPESPVTQRRGRKRKGNQDLLPPDTPMPMTPATPATPGHLDQTSLDQMRDIVEMPPPTPVSMELRDQEMCQSFHPDMPPPATPGLSHIGSPQTPLNLGMQTPQMMPPTPGMPGIPMTPGNLVHGGLTPAGLVHGGLTPAGLVHGGLTPAGLAHGGLTPAGLAHGGLTPAGLAHGGLTPVGLAHGGLTPAGLAHGGLTPAGLAHGGLTPGDLNHGGMTPAGLQHGDSGQVMPELPGAMTPHGLDHGGMTPHHASLENIDQIPHLPADQVSSILNEPGMENFSNMGYEGHAASPAREVLHEEAPNEWNQDYEFPQSVGGQQISEEQQVDETIEQFEERVLNKRAAQLFISVRSRLLKTESMVLSEMTHRNDKKQAAQKFYSLLVLKKFKALEITQPEPYADITITRGPLFENPKL from the exons ATGTTCTACGCACACATCGTGCTGGCCAAGAAGGGCCCGCTGGCCCGTATTTGGTTGGCAGCCCATTGGGACAAGAAAATTACCAAGGCGCACGTCTTCGAAACCAACATCGAGCAGTCCGTCGATGGTATCATGCAGCCAAAAGTCAAACTAGCTTTACGTACCTCGGGCCATCTTCTGCTCGGGGTCGTGCGGATCTACGCACGCAAGGCAAAATATCTGCTGGCAGATTGTAACGAAGCGTTCGTAAAGATCAAG ATGGCTTTTCGACCGGGGATGGTTGATCTGCCTGAGGAGCATCGGGAAGCTGCGGTCAACGCGATCACACTGCCGGAGGTGTTTCACGATTTCGACACTCCGCTGCCCGAGTTGAATGATGTGGACATTGAGGCGCACTTCTCAATCAATCAGTCGCGCGCCGATGAGATTACGATGCGCGAAGACTACGGCACGCTGCCGATGAACATCCACGACGACGGTTTCGGCGACATGGGATTCGACGATACGCCGGACATTGTTCGTGACCGAATCGAAGAACCGATGGAG GACGACCTGTTCACGGATCCCGTAGCACCGCCACCGGATCTTGAGCAAGAGAAAGAACCTCTTCCCGGTACGTCCCGCTCGGTACTGGATTCGTTCGATCCACATCATCCGCACGATGTGGACAATGATGGATTCGGCGATGAGGGCGGCTTCGGGGCGGAACCCGCAGCAGGGCTATTCGAGGGTGACATTTTCGCGGACGCCCCGCTTGCACCGGAACCAGAACTTCCGGCTGCCCCCGTTGAGGCACAGCATGCCGGCACAGAAGAGGACAGTGATGATGATGACCATTTCGACGTGGGCGGTGCTCCTTCGCCGGCGCCCAGTTCGGACAACTCTCGGCCCCCATCGCCGATAATGACGCAGCAGCTGCTGGAGGATCTACAGCAACCGGGAACCAGCCAGGATGGAGTACCGAAGGTGCCTCTTGTTCCGGAGATTGATCCTGTTGAGGCACCGAGTGCCATGGTACCAGAACCGATGCAAGATCAACCCGAACTACGGCAGGAAGCGGACGATGAACAAATGCATCGTGAAGTTGGTGCGGAGGAAGTTGAAGGGGAACAAACCACTCTGTTACACAATGAAGAGGAAAGTTTCGCACTGGCACCGGTAGATGCATCAGCTCTGAAAGGTGTCACCAAGAGCAAACGCAAACGAAAACTCATCGTCGACGAGGTGAAAAATATCAGCGGCGAGGAAATGAAGAGTCAATTAGCAAATACGACCGATATCGTAACTACATTGGACTTAGCTCCACCTACAAAGCGATTGATGTATTGGAAGGAAACCGGTGGAGTAGAGAAACTGTTTGCTTTACCTTCTCGAGACATCCCCGCCCGGTGCATGTTCAAAAACTATCAACGACATCTTACATCACGATCGATTGGAGTGGAAGAATTCGATGCATTAGGCCCACTGGAGGTCTTAGGCGTTGAACAACAACAACCGGAACGACCCGAATCTCCTGTGACTCAACGCCGTGGAAGAAAGCGAAAGGGTAACCAAGATCTGCTGCCGCCGGATACCCCAATGCCTATGACACCCGCCACACCTGCAACTCCAGGGCATCTGGACCAAACATCGCTCGATCAGATGCGAGATATTGTAGAAATGCCACCTCCAACGCCAGTGTCCATGGAGCTCCGGGATCAGGAGATGTGCCAGAGTTTCCACCCTGATATGCCCCCGCCGGCTACTCCGGGTCTAAGTCATATCGGTAGCCCACAAACACCTCTCAACTTGGGTATGCAAACCCCTCAAATGATGCCACCTACTCCAGGTATGCCAGGCATACCAATGACGCCTGGAAATTTAGTGCATGGTGGCCTAACGCCGGCTGGTCTCGTACATGGTGGACTCACTCCTGCTGGTTTAGTCCATGGTGGATTAACTCCTGCCGGATTAGCTCATGGCGGCCTTACTCCTGCTGGATTGGCACACGGTGGCCTCACGCCTGCGGGACTTGCTCACGGTGGACTCACTCCTGTTGGACTGGCTCATGGCGGACTAACCCCCGCTGGACTCGCACACGGTGGCCTCACCCCTGCTGGATTGGCGCACGGTGGTCTTACGCCGGGAGATCTCAATCATGGCGGTATGACTCCAGCTGGATTGCAGCATGGTGATTCCGGCCAGGTAATGCCTGAATTACCGGGAGCAATGACCCCACACGGTTTGGATCACGGTGGTATGACGCCACATCATGCCAGTCTGGAGAACATCGATCAGATCCCTCATTTACCAGCTGATCAGGTTTCTTCTATACTGAATGAACCAGGAATGGAAAACTTTTCCAATATGGGCTACGAAGGTCATGCTGCTTCGCCGGCTCGTGAAGTACTTCACGAGGAGGCGCCCAATGAATGGAATCAGGACTATGAGTTCCCTCAGTCCGTTGGTGGG CAACAAATAAGCGAAGAGCAACAAGTGGACGAAACGATTGAACAGTTTGAGGAGCGTGTGTTGAACAAACGTGCCGCTCAGTTATTTATTTCCGTACGATCACGGCTCCTGAAGACCGAAAGCATGGTGCTATCGGAAATGACGCACCGCAACGACAAGAAACAG GCTGCACAAAAGTTCTACTCCTTGTTGGTGTTGAAAAAGTTCAAAGCACTCGAGATCACCCAACCGGAACCGTACGCAGATATTACCATCACCCGAGGGCCACTGTTCGAGAATCCGAAGCTGTAA